DNA from Dermatophagoides farinae isolate YC_2012a unplaced genomic scaffold, ASM2471394v1 contig2, whole genome shotgun sequence:
TAAACACGTGGCAAGGGTCTTGCCTGTCTGTCGTTCGCTGTATCTTGAGTCGTATACCATCTTTAGTTTTCCAAGTTTACCGAATAAAAGACAATGATTTGCTTCAGAAATCTATTCAAAACTGTACTGATGAAGTAGCTACAGAGGTTTTAAATATTATTTCTaaagaattaaaattttacaaatcGGGGAAAGGAGGTTTATTTGACATAGAAAGGACTGGAAGACGTTTGATTCAACAATACATAAAAGGACGcatttttagtttttgtGAAATTTGTCCTGACTCTCCACAAGATCAGTGGCTgcaagaagaaagaaaaaaattcaaaatagaTATTTAATAACATTCAGTGCAGTGCCGAAATAACGTAAGTTGCTGTGCCCTTGctaaatatatttttatcaaagctagtgtttttatcaataatctaataatataatttcattatcaattacaaaaaaattagtcTACGTGTAGCACGCGGTTTCTTTGTCTTAACATTATTTCGGCATTTCCGTTGATCGGCTTTAAACTAGCTTAaacatgaatatttttcgtttcaccGGAGACATGCTGCATTTAACGAGCTCCAGCTTGTTAATTTACAAGCtgttaaaaacaaaaaactgcGCGGGTATTTCAGCGAAAATGCAAGAGATATACTTGATTGTATTTTTAACGCGGTACCTAAACTTGTTCTACGTTTACTTTTCTTTATACAATACGATAATGAagttctttttcatttttagtacaatttatattttgtacTTAATTCGTTTTCAAAAACCAATCAGCAAGTCTTACGATAAACAAGCTGATAATTTCAACTacttgattttgttgatctTACCTATTCTATTTATTTCCTATATTTTCGGACAACCTAAAAGTATTGTGAAGGTGTTATGGAGATTCTCAATCTGGCTGGAAAGCTTTGCCCTGGTCCCGCAGATCGTGTTACTGCAGAAGTACGGAGTAGTGGAAAACCTAACTTCGCATTACGTAACCACAATGGGTCTTTATCgaacattttatttgataaattGGATTTACAGACTGCTAAAAGAGAACTATTGCAACTACACTGGATGGATTGGCGGAATGATACAGGTGGCGCTCTACTTAGATTTTTTCTACTATTACTTCCAAGCCAGATTGAACGGGTGGAAAATGATTCTACCTTACGCAAACAGGATTTAATTGTAAATAAGGTATTCTGCAGATGTTACAAACATAAGTTGTTGAGTTTGGAAAAATATAGTGATTATCGAAAATATTTAATATGAACATCACGCTTGAATTAAAGCTAGTAAAACTAAACACcttaaaatttatcaatgaataGTATTATAAAAGGCACAAAGTAATTTAAACTATCCTATCCGCCGTTAacgtcaaaaaaaagttaaatttCTGGTACAATAACTTCTTCGTTTTTAATCAGTTTTTGAAGAGCGCTCGGTTTCATTCCATCAACGGTACAACCAACTGAGTTGGCAGTTCCGAGAATTTCAAGAATGGATCCTTTGAAAGTGCGTGATGGAATACCATGTCCACAAGTTCTCATTTTTCTTGCAATATCAATGATAACATCCAAGGATAAGTTGCCTGAGTGAGTTATGTTCTTTACCTTCTTTCTGTCACGAATTGGTTCGTTGAGAGCTTTGAGGATCATAGAGGTTGAAGTTGGAATGACTTCGGCTGTGACCTGTCGGTTTTGAATAGCCAAACGGACAGTGACACGTACTCCTTTCCATGCTTGGGTTACCTTAACCATTTCGTCTCCCGCTTTTTTTGGGGGAACTCCGAGAGGACCGAGCTTGGGCGCGAGAACAGCGCTCGACGCAGGTTCGCCTCCGTAACTACGAACAATTACGTATTTAATATCTCCAGTATTGGGTGTTGGCGCCATAATTTGTACCGCTTGAgagattaaaaaaatattaggAATCAAAATTGGTGTTTTGTCCTTTGTAAAATGCTTCAAATAATTCTGTAAATTTAACGCGGCTGAAAATCTTTCACTAGCTTACTGTTGACAGGtttcaattatattattgtttattCTATAACATTGTGtacaattcaaattattttttagtATTAAATAACTACAGTTTATACAATAACGTATTTTGCAATTTATACAATTAAAAACACCTGAAAAACATTTGCGATCGCACAAAAAACAGACACAGCTTTCTTGTTCTTCAATTGAGCAAGAAGTCAAAGTGTAGTTTTTAATATTTTGCTGTTTGGAACGTGCAATCATCGTGGCGACAGTTTGAGGAAGAGTACACATACACTTGGTAGGCAcatgacaaaacaaaagcaaaCATCGCGGACAGCGATAGCCCTTGTACTTTAGCTGCGCGTGACACGAACAAAGCTGTGCTATACTAAACGTTTCGTAATTTGGAAAAGCTACTTCGAGCATAGACACGTTTAGTTCTTGTTTTTTAGAAGTAGAAGCAATTAAGAATAAAACTTTTACGAAGCGTTTGCGAGTGTTAGCCACAAAATGTATTCcttgagttttttttgtgatttcttcaaatataaaacatATTGGGGCGATCGACACGAatgaaattggaattttaGCCTCTATAAACGGCGAGAGAGATTCGAAGATTGCAGTGCTGTCGACAGTTTTAACCGAAGCAGAAATAAACACCATGTCTTTACTGTAAACTAAGTTGGTTGTGCTTTTGAACAAAGTATCAGCCTTGAAAAGAGAATCGGCGATACTTACCGACCCTTCTGGCtggtttgtttcaaaaaattttttaagtTCTGTTAACGCAGCGTCTGCATTATGCACAAAAGACGCCACGAGTTTTGTCGAACCGGCATTTTGGACAAGAATCGCTAGTTCATTCAAGGagccaaataaaaaaaaattgacgatAAAGCGCTCGATGTCGGATTTATATTGTTCCAAATTCATTaaactaaacaaaattttgttattaaGCGATTCGCTATAATCAATCACAATGACACAAGACCGAAAAGCGGCTGAGTTATCTTTTTTTACTTGTTGATTATAAACTAACGAGCTGAATGCATATGTACCATCTTTGTACACAGAAAACGTTTCGTTGGGGTCGTAGCTGTAAACATGAGACACATTTTTAGGTAGTATAGTTATGTTACTTGAAGTTTCagtgaattttgaattagaGAGCCAGTTCAAGTCGttatttttgtcattcaagAGTAGCTTTTCAGTGGTTGTGCAATTCGTAACGTTCTGGTTAACGGACATACAGgtaaaacaacaactactaAGAGTTTGGAATGAGGGAAGACATTAAAAACAGCTTTAACTTGATTAAACCAAAACTACAATTAAGGATAATTAAAAAAGCAATACAATAgtgtaataaaaatataaatttaaaatgcaTTTAAATGCGTCGAGGTTCAAATATCTTGGAAAACgataaaaatgtgaaaaatgaagaaatgttGACTTAGAGTCTTCTACCACGTCGACCAGCTTTTCTACGAGTGGAATCTGAAGGAATGGGAGTGACATCTTCAACACGGCCTATTTTAATACCGTTTCTAGCTAGAGAACGAAGAGCAGCTTGGGCGCCTGGACCAGTTGTCTTTTGCTTAAGACCTCCAGTGGCTCTAATTTTAACGTGGACAGCAGTAATGCCGCGTTCTTTGCAGCGGTTTGCAACGTCTTGGACGGCAAGCATAGCAGCGTATGGGGAGGATTCGTCTCTGTCAGCCTTAACTTTCATACCACCAGTAACTCGCACAAAAGTTTCTTTACCGGAAATATCTGTAACGTGAATGAAAGTGTCATTGAAACTGGCGTAAATATGTGCTACGCCTATTACGTTTTTGCCATCAGCTGGAGTTGGTTGTACGTATTTCGATGGTTGTACTACAGCAGTCTTTGTTTTAGCAGCCATGTGTTAAATCTAGTTATTACAACAGTTTGTTTTAAATGTTGTACACTGAAATAAGAAATAAGACAAAACACAATATATTTGcaagacgaaaaaaataattagaGATAAATTAACTCGCGATACTCTTTGCGgctttaataataataaataaatataattttgCAGGTTTGTTGTcgaattataattatttctGTCTTGTGTACCAAATTctcaaaatttattaattttttattttctttgacCCATTTGTTATTTCATAAGTATGTTAACGAACTCTGGTGCTTTCAAT
Protein-coding regions in this window:
- the LOC142597952 gene encoding uncharacterized protein LOC142597952 encodes the protein MAAKTKTAVVQPSKYVQPTPADGKNVIGVAHIYASFNDTFIHVTDISGKETFVRVTGGMKVKADRDESSPYAAMLAVQDVANRCKERGITAVHVKIRATGGLKQKTTGPGAQAALRSLARNGIKIGRVEDVTPIPSDSTRRKAGRRGRRL